One genomic region from Arthrobacter pigmenti encodes:
- a CDS encoding bifunctional nuclease family protein: protein MLEVEVVGVRIELPSNQPLVLLKESAGTRHIPIWIGAPEASAIAFVQQGIVPPRPMTHDLLVSVISALKHSVTEVRLVRVEDTVFHAEVVFDDGTTVNSRASDAIAVALRVPCPIYCAPQVMEDTGVEITEAEDGDGESTSEEGQANAERELKQFREFLADVEPEDFER, encoded by the coding sequence ATGCTCGAAGTGGAAGTGGTCGGCGTGCGAATCGAATTGCCGTCCAACCAACCGCTGGTCCTCCTGAAAGAGTCAGCCGGCACCCGTCACATTCCAATCTGGATCGGCGCGCCCGAAGCAAGTGCGATCGCTTTCGTGCAGCAGGGGATCGTACCGCCCCGCCCCATGACCCACGACCTCCTGGTCAGCGTCATCTCCGCCCTCAAGCACAGCGTCACGGAGGTCCGTCTGGTGCGCGTGGAGGACACCGTTTTTCACGCTGAAGTGGTGTTCGACGACGGCACCACCGTGAACTCCCGTGCCTCCGATGCCATCGCCGTAGCCCTGCGGGTGCCCTGCCCCATCTACTGCGCGCCCCAGGTCATGGAAGACACAGGGGTTGAGATTACGGAAGCGGAGGACGGCGACGGCGAATCCACCTCCGAAGAGGGCCAGGCCAACGCTGAGCGCGAGTTGAAGCAGTTCCGCGAGTTCCTGGCAGACGTCGAACCGGAAGATTTTGAACGGTGA
- a CDS encoding MerR family transcriptional regulator, translating into MSPKGDAGTGSNAAAAGAAIPVSAQGLLFTEDLPVLDEDAGYRGPTACKAAGITYRQLDYWARTGLVEPAVRGASGSGSQRLYGFRDILVLKVVKRLLDTGVSLQQIRSAVEHLRERGVEDLAQITLMSDGASVYECTSADEVIDLVQGGQGVFGIAVGRVWREVEGSLAALPSEHAADQDFPDDELSKRRAARKIG; encoded by the coding sequence GTGAGTCCGAAAGGCGATGCCGGTACGGGTTCCAACGCGGCCGCTGCAGGTGCAGCCATACCGGTGAGTGCGCAGGGCCTGCTCTTCACCGAAGACCTCCCCGTTCTGGATGAGGACGCCGGCTACCGCGGCCCCACGGCCTGCAAGGCGGCAGGTATCACTTATCGTCAGCTCGATTACTGGGCCCGGACCGGCCTGGTGGAACCAGCCGTACGCGGTGCGTCAGGTTCAGGATCCCAACGCCTCTATGGTTTCCGGGACATCCTGGTCCTGAAAGTCGTCAAGCGCCTGCTGGATACCGGTGTCTCACTTCAGCAGATCAGAAGTGCGGTTGAGCATCTACGTGAGCGGGGGGTCGAGGACCTGGCGCAGATCACGCTGATGAGTGACGGTGCTTCCGTCTATGAGTGCACCTCGGCCGACGAAGTCATCGACCTCGTCCAGGGTGGACAGGGCGTGTTCGGAATCGCCGTCGGTCGCGTCTGGCGGGAGGTCGAGGGGAGCCTCGCTGCACTGCCAAGCGAGCACGCCGCAGACCAGGATTTCCCCGATGATGAGCTGAGCAAGCGGCGCGCGGCCCGAAAGATCGGCTGA
- a CDS encoding AAA family ATPase encodes MQVVSISSLKGGVGKTSVTLGLASAALSAGIPTLVVDLDPHADATTGLGVQADGQVDIGRLLKNARRGDLASNVVPSGWVGTAQKRSSNKAAPVLDVAMGSSYSGIYDRPDLGKRDLKRLATLLERVEGYRLVLVDCPPSLNGLTRMAWTASNRVLLVAEPGLFSVAGTERTMRAIELFKNEFAPNLTPAGIVANRVRTGSNEHTFRLNEMKQMFGDLLLSPTISEQANWQQIQGAAHAVHHWPGESAKQAAGYFDDLLRALLDSGRMRSRVARR; translated from the coding sequence GTGCAAGTAGTGAGCATCAGCAGCCTCAAAGGTGGGGTCGGCAAGACCTCGGTCACCCTGGGACTGGCGTCCGCGGCACTGTCTGCCGGGATTCCCACGCTTGTAGTCGATCTGGACCCACACGCGGACGCAACTACGGGACTCGGTGTACAGGCAGACGGCCAGGTGGACATCGGGCGCCTGCTCAAGAATGCACGCCGCGGCGACCTCGCCTCGAATGTCGTCCCCAGCGGTTGGGTAGGCACGGCGCAGAAACGCAGTTCCAATAAGGCTGCCCCCGTGCTCGACGTCGCAATGGGCTCCTCCTACTCCGGAATCTATGACCGCCCGGACCTCGGGAAGCGGGACCTGAAGCGTCTGGCCACCCTGCTGGAACGCGTCGAGGGGTACCGGCTGGTGCTGGTGGACTGCCCTCCCTCACTGAATGGTCTGACCCGCATGGCATGGACGGCGAGCAACCGGGTACTGCTGGTTGCTGAGCCTGGTTTGTTCTCCGTCGCCGGGACTGAACGAACCATGCGCGCCATCGAACTATTCAAAAACGAATTTGCCCCCAACCTCACACCGGCGGGGATTGTCGCCAACCGGGTCCGGACAGGGTCCAACGAACACACGTTCCGGCTGAATGAGATGAAGCAGATGTTCGGCGACCTTCTGCTCAGCCCCACCATTTCGGAGCAGGCCAACTGGCAGCAGATTCAAGGCGCCGCTCACGCGGTCCATCACTGGCCGGGCGAATCGGCGAAGCAGGCAGCGGGCTACTTCGACGATCTGCTTCGTGCGCTTCTGGACTCCGGACGCATGCGCAGCCGGGTGGCCCGCCGATAG